One region of Niallia sp. Man26 genomic DNA includes:
- the hflX gene encoding GTPase HflX has protein sequence MNETKESTEKVILVGCQTTDDTARFEYSMEELASLTETAHGEVVASLTQNRDRIHPSTYIGKGKVEELETLAEELDADIIIFNDELSPSQVRNLSKNIEARIIDRTQLILDIFAGRARSKEGKLQVELAQLQYLLPRLGGQGLQLSRLGAGIGTRGPGETKLESDRRHIRRRIDDIKSQLNVIVEHRDRYRERRKRNRTFQIALVGYTNAGKSTLFNRVAEADSFEENILFATLDPMTRKLILPSGFSALITDTVGFIQDLPTTLVAAFRSTLEEVREADLLLHVVDMSNEEYYQHEETVHKLLADLEIPAIPQITVYNKRDLVHSDFVPSSKLDSIEISALNADDRMSLKQRIEDTMIKNMEYYEVVVPASNGKLLAQLKNETILRSLAFEEEEQQYSCKGYCLHDSSLSGQLKAYKATR, from the coding sequence TTGAACGAAACAAAAGAATCGACAGAAAAAGTTATTCTTGTTGGCTGTCAAACGACAGATGACACAGCAAGATTTGAATATTCAATGGAAGAACTCGCTTCCTTGACGGAAACCGCACACGGTGAAGTTGTCGCTTCCTTGACACAAAATCGAGACAGGATTCATCCTTCAACATACATAGGTAAAGGGAAAGTCGAAGAATTGGAGACATTGGCTGAAGAGTTGGATGCAGATATTATTATTTTTAATGATGAACTGTCCCCAAGCCAAGTCCGCAATCTTTCAAAAAACATTGAAGCACGTATCATAGACAGAACCCAATTAATTTTGGACATTTTCGCAGGCAGAGCCCGTTCAAAGGAAGGTAAGCTGCAAGTCGAGCTTGCGCAGCTGCAATATTTGCTGCCGCGCCTTGGCGGACAAGGACTCCAGCTTTCCAGACTCGGTGCCGGTATCGGTACGAGAGGTCCTGGTGAAACAAAACTCGAATCAGACAGACGGCATATCCGCCGCAGAATTGATGATATTAAAAGCCAATTAAATGTCATTGTTGAACATCGTGACAGATACCGGGAAAGAAGAAAACGCAACAGAACCTTCCAAATTGCGCTTGTCGGCTATACAAACGCTGGTAAATCAACACTGTTTAACCGCGTGGCAGAAGCTGATTCCTTTGAAGAGAATATTCTGTTTGCGACACTTGATCCAATGACAAGGAAGCTGATCTTGCCGAGCGGCTTCAGCGCGCTTATTACTGATACAGTTGGTTTTATTCAAGACTTGCCAACAACGCTTGTCGCTGCCTTCCGTTCCACATTAGAGGAAGTAAGAGAAGCAGATTTGCTACTGCATGTTGTAGACATGTCGAATGAAGAATATTATCAGCATGAAGAAACAGTGCATAAACTGCTTGCAGACTTGGAAATTCCGGCAATTCCGCAAATTACTGTTTACAACAAGCGTGATCTTGTTCATTCAGATTTCGTGCCAAGCTCTAAGCTCGACAGCATTGAAATCAGCGCTTTGAATGCTGACGACAGAATGAGTCTGAAACAGAGAATTGAAGACACGATGATCAAGAATATGGAATATTATGAAGTTGTCGTTCCAGCAAGCAACGGCAAGCTGCTGGCACAGCTGAAAAATGAGACTATCCTAAGAAGCCTTGCCTTTGAAGAAGAGGAGCAGCAATACTCATGTAAAGGCTATTGTTTACATGACAGCAGCTTGTCAGGACAGTTAAAAGCTTATAAAGCAACACGATAG
- the spoVK gene encoding stage V sporulation protein K yields the protein MEHPIRMKNNGQISVVINSQKKKVLPKELPEAESIPKKMTSEHSALKEIEEELSSLVGMDEMKKMIKEIYAWIYVNKKREEHGLKAGKQALHMMFKGNPGTGKTTVARLIGKLFQKMNVLSKGHLIEAERADLVGEYIGHTAQKTRDLVKKALGGILFIDEAYSLGRGGEKDFGKEAIDTLVKHMEDKQHDFILILAGYSREMDFFLSLNPGLHSRFPLVIDFPDYSTDQLMEIGKRMLVEREYTLSHEAEKSLKTHLTYVRTVQNGRSFSNGRYIRNVLEKSIRAQSMRLLMQGNYDKHELMTLRSNDLIYEGAAIQKEEMPFMNNGF from the coding sequence TTGGAGCATCCGATCCGGATGAAGAATAATGGACAGATAAGTGTTGTGATCAATTCGCAGAAAAAGAAGGTTCTTCCAAAGGAATTGCCAGAAGCTGAATCGATACCGAAAAAAATGACTAGTGAGCATAGCGCACTTAAGGAAATAGAAGAAGAGTTAAGCAGTCTTGTCGGCATGGACGAAATGAAAAAAATGATTAAAGAAATATATGCCTGGATTTATGTAAATAAAAAAAGAGAGGAGCATGGTCTGAAGGCGGGCAAGCAAGCTCTTCATATGATGTTCAAAGGAAACCCCGGCACCGGCAAAACGACAGTCGCCCGCTTGATTGGCAAGTTGTTTCAAAAAATGAATGTTCTGTCTAAGGGACATTTAATTGAAGCAGAACGAGCCGATCTTGTCGGAGAATACATTGGTCATACCGCCCAAAAAACAAGAGATCTTGTAAAAAAGGCCCTTGGCGGCATCTTGTTTATTGATGAAGCGTACTCCTTAGGCAGGGGTGGGGAAAAAGATTTTGGCAAGGAAGCAATCGATACACTTGTTAAGCATATGGAAGATAAACAGCATGACTTTATTTTAATTCTGGCAGGATACTCACGGGAAATGGACTTCTTTTTATCATTGAACCCGGGACTTCACTCTCGTTTTCCTTTAGTCATCGATTTCCCAGATTACTCGACAGACCAGCTGATGGAAATCGGCAAAAGAATGCTGGTTGAGCGGGAGTATACATTGAGCCATGAAGCAGAAAAATCATTAAAAACACACTTGACCTATGTACGAACTGTGCAAAATGGACGGAGCTTCTCAAACGGCAGGTATATCCGCAATGTTTTAGAAAAGTCTATCCGTGCTCAAAGCATGCGCTTGCTTATGCAGGGCAACTATGACAAGCATGAGCTGATGACATTGAGAAGCAATGATCTTATTTACGAAGGAGCGGCCATTCAAAAAGAAGAGATGCCCTTCATGAATAACGGCTTCTAA
- the nadC gene encoding carboxylating nicotinate-nucleotide diphosphorylase, with translation MNQLKLRQQLEQFFMEDIGDRDLTTDIIFPKKQTGEIIFLSKASGIFCGKDIIEQGFLILDNSIKIQLHVEDGQKLEPGQPIATVSGAVVHLLKGERVILNLIQRMSGIATITNKAVEALNSGYTKICDTRKTTPGLRMLEKYAVTVGGGFNHRFGLYDAVMIKDNHIAFAGSITEAVRAVKNSIGHMVKVEVETESFAQMTEALAAGADVIMFDNRTPAEIADWITHVPETVTTEASGGITLANLASYKDCGVDYISLGFLTHSAQALDISVQVKLD, from the coding sequence ATGAATCAGCTAAAATTGCGACAGCAACTTGAACAATTTTTTATGGAGGATATTGGCGATCGGGACTTAACAACAGACATCATTTTTCCAAAGAAACAAACAGGAGAAATTATATTCCTGTCCAAAGCAAGTGGCATTTTTTGCGGAAAAGACATAATTGAACAAGGTTTTCTTATTCTTGATAACTCAATCAAGATCCAACTGCATGTAGAAGACGGTCAAAAACTGGAGCCTGGTCAGCCAATTGCAACCGTTAGTGGCGCTGTTGTCCATTTGCTGAAAGGAGAGCGAGTTATTCTTAATCTGATTCAGAGAATGAGCGGTATAGCTACCATTACAAACAAGGCAGTTGAAGCACTTAACAGCGGCTATACAAAAATATGCGATACAAGAAAAACGACACCAGGCCTAAGAATGCTTGAAAAATACGCCGTCACAGTCGGTGGCGGATTTAATCACCGGTTTGGTTTATACGATGCCGTCATGATAAAGGATAACCATATTGCTTTTGCTGGCAGTATTACGGAGGCCGTTCGGGCAGTCAAAAATTCTATTGGCCATATGGTTAAGGTGGAAGTAGAGACAGAATCATTTGCACAAATGACAGAGGCACTTGCAGCAGGAGCAGATGTAATCATGTTTGACAACCGCACACCTGCTGAAATAGCAGATTGGATTACACATGTTCCGGAAACAGTGACAACAGAAGCATCTGGCGGCATAACATTAGCCAATTTAGCTTCCTATAAAGATTGTGGTGTTGATTATATTTCACTAGGCTTTTTAACACATTCTGCACAAGCACTAGATATTAGCGTCCAAGTAAAACTGGACTAG
- the nadA gene encoding quinolinate synthase NadA, protein MNLLESLQANKRQIPEHYLTMNVTELEERAWAVKRKLGDRLFVPGHHYQKDEVIQFSDATGDSLQLAQVAAANRKAEFIVFCGVHFMAETADILTTNEQKVYLPDMRAGCSMADMADIHQTNRAWEALQAQFGDTIIPLTYVNSTAAIKAFVGEHGGATVTSSNAEKMVEWALTQKERLLFLPDQHLGRNTAYKLGIPLDSMAVWDPIQSSLQYEGDIEKVKVILWKGHCSVHENFTTKNIEQVRKQHPDMKIIVHPECSREVVALSDMAGSTNYIITEIEKAAPGSSFAVGTEMNLVNRIMHQHPDKHIISLNPYMCACLTMNRIDLPHFVWCLESVEDGFESNRIVVEEGVAKLAKLALDRMLKI, encoded by the coding sequence ATGAACTTACTAGAGAGCCTTCAGGCAAACAAAAGACAAATACCAGAACATTATTTAACCATGAACGTGACAGAACTGGAAGAAAGAGCCTGGGCTGTAAAACGGAAGCTTGGTGACCGATTGTTTGTTCCAGGACATCATTATCAGAAAGATGAGGTTATCCAGTTTTCCGACGCAACAGGAGACAGTCTCCAACTAGCTCAAGTGGCTGCCGCAAACCGAAAGGCTGAGTTTATCGTCTTTTGCGGTGTCCACTTTATGGCAGAAACAGCCGATATTTTGACAACGAATGAGCAAAAGGTGTATTTGCCTGACATGAGAGCAGGCTGCTCAATGGCTGATATGGCAGACATCCATCAAACAAATCGGGCGTGGGAGGCGCTACAGGCCCAATTTGGCGATACGATTATCCCATTAACATACGTCAATTCAACAGCCGCCATTAAAGCATTTGTCGGAGAACACGGCGGTGCGACAGTAACCTCCTCCAATGCCGAAAAGATGGTAGAGTGGGCTCTAACCCAAAAGGAAAGGCTCTTGTTTTTGCCAGACCAGCATTTAGGCAGAAACACAGCATATAAGCTCGGCATCCCCCTTGATAGCATGGCTGTTTGGGACCCGATTCAAAGCAGCTTACAATATGAGGGCGACATAGAAAAAGTAAAGGTAATCCTGTGGAAAGGGCATTGCTCTGTGCATGAAAACTTCACGACAAAAAATATCGAGCAAGTAAGAAAACAGCATCCTGACATGAAAATAATTGTTCATCCAGAATGCAGCCGTGAAGTCGTTGCCCTTTCCGATATGGCAGGCTCAACCAATTACATTATCACCGAAATAGAAAAAGCTGCACCAGGCAGCTCCTTTGCGGTTGGCACAGAAATGAACCTAGTGAACAGAATCATGCACCAACATCCTGACAAGCATATTATCAGCTTAAATCCATATATGTGCGCATGCCTGACCATGAATCGTATTGACTTGCCGCATTTTGTGTGGTGTCTTGAGTCAGTTGAGGACGGATTTGAGAGCAATCGTATTGTTGTGGAAGAAGGGGTTGCAAAACTGGCAAAGCTAGCATTAGACAGAATGCTGAAAATCTAA
- a CDS encoding methionine gamma-lyase family protein: protein MYDQLTFGDKLRVLVGEVEEQVKEVHKKIDERIDENQFRVLQSFQNNRVSESHFIPSTGYGYDDLGRDTLERIYAEVFGGEAGLVRPQIISGTHAISIALFGVLRPGDELLYITGKPYDTLEEIVGIRGNGTGSLKEFGISYNSVDLKEDGRPDFESIAASIKSNTKMIGIQRSKGYATRPSFTIAEIKEMIAFVKELKSDVVVFVDNCYGEFVEALEPCHVGADLMAGSLIKNPGGGIAKTGGYIVGKEKFVEACSYRMTSPGIGAEAGASLYSLQEMYQGFFLAPHVVGQSLKGAVFTAAILEKLGMNSSPKWNVPRTDLIQAVQFDDKDKMVAFCQAVQFASPVNSHVTPYPNYMPGYEDDVIMAAGTFIQGASIELTADGPIRPPYVAYVQGGLTYSHVKIAVCMAVNRLLEQKLITI, encoded by the coding sequence ATGTACGATCAATTAACATTTGGCGATAAACTCCGAGTACTTGTCGGAGAGGTAGAGGAACAAGTTAAAGAGGTTCATAAAAAAATCGATGAGCGCATTGATGAAAATCAATTTAGAGTTCTGCAAAGCTTCCAAAATAACAGAGTGAGTGAATCTCATTTCATCCCGTCTACAGGCTACGGCTATGATGATCTTGGCAGAGACACACTTGAAAGAATCTATGCAGAAGTGTTCGGCGGTGAAGCAGGACTTGTCCGTCCTCAAATTATCTCGGGCACTCATGCAATCAGCATTGCCTTGTTCGGTGTGCTTCGTCCTGGGGATGAACTGCTTTATATTACAGGAAAACCTTATGATACTTTAGAGGAAATCGTCGGAATCAGAGGAAATGGCACAGGGTCATTAAAGGAATTCGGCATTTCGTATAACAGCGTTGACTTGAAAGAGGACGGCCGCCCGGATTTTGAGAGTATTGCAGCAAGCATTAAAAGCAATACGAAGATGATCGGCATCCAGCGTTCAAAAGGCTATGCAACAAGACCGTCATTCACGATTGCAGAAATTAAGGAAATGATTGCTTTTGTTAAAGAGCTTAAATCAGATGTAGTCGTATTCGTGGACAATTGCTACGGTGAATTCGTAGAAGCTCTTGAGCCTTGCCATGTTGGCGCTGATTTGATGGCAGGATCGTTAATTAAGAACCCAGGTGGCGGCATTGCCAAAACAGGCGGTTATATCGTCGGGAAAGAGAAGTTTGTAGAAGCCTGCTCTTACCGTATGACATCACCGGGAATCGGAGCGGAGGCAGGAGCCTCTCTATACAGCCTGCAGGAAATGTACCAAGGATTCTTCCTTGCGCCCCATGTTGTCGGCCAAAGCTTAAAGGGTGCCGTGTTTACAGCGGCAATCTTAGAAAAACTCGGCATGAATTCATCGCCGAAATGGAATGTACCGCGCACAGATTTAATTCAAGCTGTGCAATTTGATGATAAGGATAAAATGGTCGCATTCTGCCAGGCCGTGCAGTTCGCATCTCCTGTAAACTCCCATGTTACGCCATATCCTAACTATATGCCAGGATATGAAGACGATGTAATCATGGCAGCAGGAACATTCATTCAAGGTGCGAGCATTGAGCTTACTGCTGATGGTCCAATCAGACCACCATATGTTGCTTATGTGCAGGGTGGATTGACATATTCGCATGTGAAAATCGCTGTTTGTATGGCAGTAAACAGACTGCTTGAACAAAAGCTAATAACAATTTAA
- the miaA gene encoding tRNA (adenosine(37)-N6)-dimethylallyltransferase MiaA — MTDKEKIIVLIGPTAVGKTNLSIELAKRFNGEIISGDSMQIYKGMDIGTAKITEEEMEGIPHHLIDIVNPDEAFSVAEFQTLVRSKIEEIKSRGKLPFIVGGTGLYIQSVLYDYQFQEAPTDLDYRKSLEALAEQKGTLEVHNMLEQVDPATAASIHHHNVRRVIRALEVYHVTGKPVSELQENQSPEMLYDAAIIGLTMDRELLYERINSRVDKMMAEGLLAEVKHFYDAGLKDCQSIQAIGYKEIYKYLEDRSTLEDAIAELKQNSRRYAKRQLTWFRNKMSVKWFDMTDSVISNDISKKIMEISHYVEGMLKK, encoded by the coding sequence TTGACAGATAAGGAAAAAATAATCGTATTAATTGGTCCAACAGCTGTTGGGAAAACGAACTTAAGCATTGAATTGGCTAAAAGATTCAATGGAGAAATCATCAGCGGCGATTCGATGCAAATCTATAAAGGAATGGATATCGGAACAGCCAAGATTACAGAGGAAGAAATGGAAGGTATTCCTCACCATCTGATTGATATTGTCAATCCAGATGAAGCCTTTTCTGTAGCTGAGTTTCAAACACTAGTCCGCAGCAAGATTGAGGAAATTAAAAGCCGCGGAAAGCTTCCCTTTATTGTCGGCGGCACAGGCCTATATATTCAATCAGTGCTGTATGACTATCAATTTCAAGAAGCGCCTACAGATTTAGACTATCGGAAATCATTAGAAGCACTTGCCGAACAAAAAGGCACTTTAGAGGTACATAATATGCTCGAACAGGTCGATCCGGCAACAGCAGCAAGCATCCATCATCATAATGTCCGCAGGGTCATTAGAGCGCTGGAAGTTTATCATGTTACAGGCAAACCTGTCTCAGAGCTTCAAGAAAACCAAAGCCCGGAAATGCTTTATGATGCAGCCATTATTGGCTTAACGATGGACAGAGAGCTCCTATACGAAAGAATTAACAGCCGTGTTGATAAAATGATGGCTGAAGGGCTGCTCGCTGAGGTGAAGCATTTTTATGATGCAGGCCTTAAAGATTGCCAATCCATCCAAGCGATCGGGTATAAGGAAATATATAAGTACTTAGAAGATAGATCAACATTGGAAGATGCAATCGCTGAATTAAAGCAAAATTCGCGAAGATATGCCAAAAGGCAATTGACTTGGTTTCGCAATAAAATGAGTGTAAAATGGTTTGATATGACAGATAGTGTCATTTCAAATGACATTTCTAAAAAAATAATGGAAATTTCGCACTATGTAGAAGGAATGCTAAAAAAATAA
- the nadB gene encoding L-aspartate oxidase, which produces MKVNVLIIGSGMASLQLARKLSPHLNVMILTKGTIFSSNSYLAQGGIAASISADDSFQLHALDTLEAGRFHNHADAVKKVTSAAPILLHDLAAAGCQFDQDVIGSWNLGMEGAHSKKRIVHSGGDETGKKVMEFLAATMPLHVKVTENVLVHELILSECGSCIGAKGILDDGTEKSFYADQTIIATGGCGQVYEYTSNAQTITGDGIALAYLAGANIADMEFIQFHPTLLYLNGKTAGLVSEAVRGEGAVLVNEKGVRIMEGVHPLGDLAPRHIVSQEIYRYLQAGKSVYLDISTVPNFTARFPAISSLCQQHGVDLRRNRIPVAPGCHFLMGGIETDLGGRTSINGLYAIGEAACTGLHGANRLASNSLLEGLYMGSELANRLNEQPCITSAWKEAASRQHYVTKLPSRKELQKRTMEAVGIVRTEQKLQDHLFWLESLLRGEKGEEHTTNYTKEEYETYFMVLTAQLITKASLQRTESRGGHYRSDYPQESDSWRKKTIILNRYEEKGVANESAKIATAT; this is translated from the coding sequence ATGAAGGTAAATGTATTAATAATTGGCAGTGGAATGGCTAGCTTACAGCTGGCACGGAAGCTTTCTCCACATTTAAATGTGATGATTCTCACAAAAGGCACCATTTTCAGCAGCAATTCTTACTTAGCGCAAGGTGGAATTGCCGCAAGCATAAGTGCTGACGATAGTTTTCAGCTGCACGCCCTTGACACCTTGGAAGCAGGCAGATTCCACAACCATGCCGATGCTGTCAAAAAGGTAACCAGCGCGGCACCAATTCTTCTCCATGATTTGGCGGCAGCGGGCTGTCAATTTGATCAAGATGTCATAGGGAGCTGGAATCTCGGCATGGAAGGAGCTCATTCGAAAAAACGAATTGTCCATAGCGGAGGAGATGAGACAGGGAAAAAGGTAATGGAGTTCCTCGCAGCAACGATGCCGCTGCATGTAAAGGTGACGGAAAACGTGTTAGTTCATGAGCTGATTCTGTCAGAATGCGGCAGCTGCATCGGTGCAAAAGGCATTCTGGATGATGGTACAGAGAAAAGCTTTTATGCAGACCAGACAATTATTGCCACGGGAGGCTGCGGCCAGGTTTATGAATATACCTCAAATGCCCAAACTATTACAGGCGACGGAATAGCGCTCGCTTATTTGGCAGGAGCGAATATCGCAGACATGGAGTTTATTCAATTCCATCCGACCTTGCTGTATTTGAATGGCAAAACCGCAGGGCTTGTCTCTGAAGCGGTCAGAGGAGAAGGTGCGGTGCTTGTAAATGAAAAGGGAGTACGGATTATGGAGGGAGTCCATCCTTTAGGCGACTTAGCTCCAAGACATATCGTTTCACAGGAGATTTATCGATACTTACAAGCAGGGAAATCTGTTTATTTAGATATTTCGACTGTACCAAACTTTACAGCCCGTTTCCCCGCCATCTCCTCTTTATGTCAGCAGCATGGCGTTGATTTGCGACGAAACAGAATTCCGGTTGCTCCAGGCTGCCATTTCCTAATGGGCGGAATTGAAACAGATTTAGGGGGCAGAACATCGATTAACGGCCTTTATGCAATTGGCGAAGCAGCCTGCACTGGCTTGCACGGTGCTAACCGTTTAGCCAGCAATTCTTTGCTTGAAGGACTGTATATGGGCAGCGAGCTGGCGAACCGGCTGAATGAACAGCCCTGTATAACTTCTGCCTGGAAGGAAGCGGCTTCCCGCCAGCACTATGTGACTAAGCTTCCCAGCAGAAAGGAACTGCAAAAAAGAACGATGGAAGCAGTCGGGATTGTGAGGACAGAGCAAAAACTGCAAGACCATTTATTTTGGTTAGAGTCTTTGCTGCGCGGGGAAAAAGGAGAAGAGCATACAACCAATTACACCAAGGAAGAGTATGAGACATACTTCATGGTGCTGACAGCACAGTTAATCACAAAGGCATCTTTGCAAAGGACAGAAAGCAGAGGCGGTCACTATCGCAGTGATTATCCACAAGAATCAGACAGCTGGAGAAAGAAAACAATCATTTTAAATCGATACGAAGAAAAGGGTGTGGCAAATGAATCAGCTAAAATTGCGACAGCAACTTGA
- the hfq gene encoding RNA chaperone Hfq: MKQSVNIQDQFLNQLRKDGTSVTVFLLNGFQIRGLIKGFDNFTVLFESEGKQQLVYKHAISTFAPQKNVQIDLEGTQA, encoded by the coding sequence ATGAAGCAATCAGTAAATATCCAAGATCAATTTTTAAATCAATTACGTAAAGATGGTACTAGTGTAACAGTATTCTTACTAAACGGTTTTCAAATTCGCGGACTTATAAAAGGCTTCGACAACTTCACTGTTTTATTTGAATCTGAAGGAAAGCAACAGTTAGTATACAAGCATGCTATTTCAACTTTTGCACCGCAAAAGAACGTCCAGATTGATTTGGAAGGCACACAAGCATAA
- a CDS encoding IscS subfamily cysteine desulfurase, translating into MIYLDYAATCPLDADAGKTYIEAASDYFGNSSSLHSIGGKATDLLESCREEMARLLSVERVGIYFTSGGTESNFLAIHALLSVKKKAGNHIITTESEHSSIHGTMKWLEKQGYEITYLPLSPQGMVDADLLQAAIKPETVLVSIQHVNAEIGAIQPIAAIGKILKEKDIYFHSDMVQSFGKLDISSISNTVDALSISSHKFYGPKGIGLAYVSPLIPWTGFLPGSTHEKGFRAGTVNIAGIAAMTTAAQKSVRTLAAERAHYQGLREMVQKRAKHNVSLTVFQCEHQLPSIIGMRIHGLEGQWTMLECNRRGFAISTGSACQTGQQAPSKTMKAMGLCDGSAKEFIRISFGRQTKPAHVEAFMETVEALAVK; encoded by the coding sequence ATGATTTACTTGGATTATGCAGCAACATGTCCCCTTGATGCAGATGCTGGCAAGACCTATATCGAGGCAGCAAGCGACTATTTTGGAAACAGCAGCAGCCTCCACTCTATCGGCGGAAAAGCAACTGATTTATTGGAAAGCTGCCGGGAGGAAATGGCACGCTTGCTTAGCGTAGAAAGAGTAGGCATATACTTTACAAGCGGCGGAACAGAAAGTAATTTTCTCGCAATCCATGCCCTTTTGTCTGTGAAAAAAAAGGCAGGCAATCATATTATTACAACAGAAAGTGAACATTCTTCTATTCACGGAACGATGAAATGGCTGGAAAAGCAAGGGTACGAGATTACGTATTTGCCACTATCACCTCAAGGGATGGTTGATGCCGATTTGCTGCAAGCTGCTATTAAGCCGGAAACAGTGCTCGTGTCGATTCAGCATGTTAATGCAGAGATTGGGGCAATTCAGCCGATCGCAGCAATCGGCAAAATCTTAAAAGAAAAAGATATCTATTTTCATAGTGATATGGTTCAAAGCTTTGGGAAATTAGATATAAGCTCCATTTCTAATACAGTGGATGCCTTGTCGATTTCAAGCCATAAGTTTTACGGACCAAAGGGAATTGGTTTAGCGTATGTCTCCCCCTTGATTCCATGGACTGGCTTTCTTCCTGGCTCTACTCATGAAAAGGGCTTTAGGGCAGGAACGGTGAACATTGCCGGGATTGCTGCAATGACGACAGCCGCACAAAAATCTGTACGTACATTAGCAGCAGAAAGGGCGCATTATCAAGGATTAAGAGAGATGGTGCAAAAACGGGCAAAACACAATGTTTCATTAACTGTATTTCAGTGTGAACACCAGCTTCCGTCGATTATTGGGATGAGGATTCATGGATTAGAAGGCCAATGGACAATGCTTGAATGCAACAGGAGGGGATTTGCGATTTCAACAGGAAGCGCATGTCAAACAGGACAACAAGCTCCTTCCAAAACAATGAAGGCAATGGGGCTATGTGATGGAAGTGCAAAAGAATTTATTCGCATTTCATTCGGCAGACAAACAAAACCTGCTCATGTGGAAGCCTTTATGGAAACAGTTGAAGCACTTGCAGTAAAATAA